A genomic region of Notamacropus eugenii isolate mMacEug1 chromosome 3, mMacEug1.pri_v2, whole genome shotgun sequence contains the following coding sequences:
- the NINJ2 gene encoding ninjurin-2 isoform X2, translating into MESEGEIVDLQPQNPSPRRDLPINFNHYATKKSVSESMLDVALFMSNATRLKAVLEQEPSSPYYTVLVTLLSISLFLQVVIGILLIITARINLNEVSKQQWLNQLNNTTMVMVFITVIINILITAFGVQKMGQPWPTPRPS; encoded by the exons CCCCAGAATCCCAGCCCCAGGAGGGACCTGCCCATCAACTTTAACCATTATGCCACAAAGAAGAGTGTTTCGGAGAGCATGTTGGACGTGGCCCTCTTCATGTCCAATGCCACTCGACTGAAGGCTGTTCTGGAACAGGAACCATCCTCCCCCTACTACACAGTCCTGGTCACCCTCCTCagcatctctcttttcttgcaggtgGTCATTGGGATCCTCCTCATCATAACTG CCCGAATAAATTTGAATGAGGTGTCAAAGCAACAGTGGCTGAACCAGCTCAATAACACAACCATGGTCATGGTCTTCATAACTGTCATCATCAACATTCTCATCACGGCCTTTGGGGTACAGAAGATGGGGCAACCCTGGCCCACACCCAGGCCCTCCTGA